The following proteins are encoded in a genomic region of Paenibacillus sp. FSL H3-0469:
- a CDS encoding Crp/Fnr family transcriptional regulator codes for MKLIMNNLDSLCQSRLFSGIAPDDIPQMLNCLSATQKEYTKDEMVVREGDFVDDIGIILQGTAQSTKLSPTGKQIIVSLHYPGGYTAVLTAASRGRRCPMSVKAIEPLEVLFIPIQNILSPCTKLGRAHEQLLGNLFDSIAERALELHDRNDCLIMPTIRDKVLTFLTRVRRETGTETFTIPFDREAMAEYLDVDRSALSRELAWMKRDGLIEFYRNEFKLL; via the coding sequence GTGAAGCTTATCATGAATAACTTAGATTCCCTATGTCAATCACGTTTATTTTCAGGGATTGCTCCAGATGATATTCCCCAAATGCTTAATTGTCTGTCAGCCACACAGAAAGAATATACAAAAGATGAGATGGTAGTCCGGGAGGGCGATTTCGTTGATGACATCGGCATCATATTGCAAGGTACTGCTCAAAGTACGAAATTAAGCCCCACAGGAAAACAAATTATTGTATCCCTCCATTACCCGGGCGGATATACCGCTGTTCTCACAGCAGCCAGCCGTGGACGAAGATGCCCAATGTCAGTAAAGGCAATAGAACCGCTTGAAGTGCTGTTTATTCCTATCCAAAACATATTGAGCCCTTGCACAAAGTTAGGTAGGGCACACGAACAATTACTTGGCAATCTTTTCGATAGTATCGCCGAACGAGCGTTAGAACTGCATGACCGGAACGATTGTCTGATTATGCCGACTATTCGCGATAAGGTTTTAACTTTCTTAACAAGAGTTAGGCGTGAAACGGGAACGGAGACTTTTACAATTCCCTTTGACCGGGAAGCGATGGCCGAATATCTGGACGTAGACCGCAGCGCCCTATCCAGAGAGCTGGCATGGATGAAGCGGGACGGCTTGATTGAGTTTTATAGAAATGAATTTAAGCTGTTGTGA
- a CDS encoding lactate utilization protein, producing MQAKEDSIKARNRLLATKVIKNLQSRKFEAYYCDNAIEAAEKALSLIPEQSSVSWGGSVTLEEIGLLDRVRHGSYTIIDRDTAQTMEERYDLMRQSLLCGTYLTSFNAVSEDGILVNIDSVGNRAAAITFGPRSVVAVVGMNKVCKTAEDAVIRARTYAAPINASRCSSSSSPFLHSPQKTPCLINGACADCKSDDCICSYIVETRMCKTAGRIKVIIVGESLGF from the coding sequence ATGCAAGCGAAAGAAGATTCAATCAAAGCGAGAAACCGGTTGTTAGCCACCAAGGTCATTAAAAATCTGCAAAGTAGAAAATTTGAAGCTTATTATTGTGACAACGCCATTGAAGCTGCAGAAAAGGCACTATCCTTAATTCCGGAACAGTCTTCGGTATCTTGGGGCGGGTCCGTCACGCTTGAGGAAATCGGGCTTCTTGACCGGGTACGTCATGGCAGCTATACCATCATTGATCGTGATACAGCGCAAACGATGGAGGAACGTTATGACCTCATGCGCCAATCTCTTTTGTGCGGCACTTATTTAACCAGCTTCAACGCCGTTAGTGAAGATGGGATACTGGTCAATATCGACAGTGTGGGCAACCGGGCGGCAGCGATTACTTTTGGACCGAGAAGTGTGGTTGCTGTCGTTGGGATGAATAAGGTGTGCAAGACCGCTGAAGACGCAGTGATCAGAGCCAGAACCTATGCCGCCCCCATTAACGCAAGCCGTTGTTCGAGTTCGTCCAGCCCATTCTTACATTCACCGCAAAAAACGCCCTGTCTGATCAATGGTGCATGCGCAGATTGTAAATCGGATGATTGTATCTGTTCTTACATCGTCGAAACCAGAATGTGTAAGACAGCGGGGAGAATAAAGGTTATTATTGTTGGCGAATCTTTGGGATTTTGA
- a CDS encoding DUF4291 domain-containing protein: MTTVRKQLERTIDTEDRIIMAHYNESTVRVYQAYNHKIADEVSELGQFGPSFKIDRMTWIKPSFLWMMYRSGWATKTDQERILAIDITREGFNYILSQVVLSSYDPDLYASQEEWQTKLQASQVRCQWDPDRDIHGNKLPRRAIQLGLRGDMVHKYIHEWIVEINDITELVIDTREAIQSGKFSTDLLPKETPYYVEDAIQRTLGILK; encoded by the coding sequence ATGACAACTGTGCGAAAACAACTGGAGCGGACGATAGATACAGAAGACAGAATAATCATGGCCCATTACAATGAGTCAACAGTCCGGGTGTATCAGGCCTATAATCACAAAATTGCAGATGAGGTATCAGAGCTTGGGCAATTCGGGCCTTCTTTTAAAATTGATCGAATGACTTGGATCAAGCCTTCTTTCTTATGGATGATGTACCGGTCGGGTTGGGCGACCAAAACGGATCAGGAGCGGATATTGGCGATTGATATCACCAGAGAGGGCTTCAATTATATTTTGTCACAGGTAGTCCTGTCCTCATATGACCCTGACTTGTATGCTTCCCAAGAGGAGTGGCAGACGAAGTTACAAGCTTCCCAAGTGAGATGTCAATGGGACCCGGATAGAGATATCCATGGGAACAAATTGCCGCGAAGAGCCATTCAGTTAGGTCTCAGGGGCGATATGGTGCATAAATACATCCACGAATGGATAGTAGAAATCAATGATATTACTGAGCTTGTAATCGATACCAGAGAGGCTATACAATCCGGGAAGTTCAGCACGGATCTGCTGCCGAAGGAGACCCCGTACTATGTGGAGGATGCTATTCAAAGAACTTTAGGGATACTTAAGTAA
- a CDS encoding response regulator translates to MNIRVLIVEDDPMVAKFNRHYLEQVAGFEYAGWAATGDEAMTMLEKEQVDLVLLDIYMPRVSGLQLLSALREQGSKVDIIVISAASDNASIRKALQNGAVDYLIKPFEFARFQAALSAYREDYKLMHKEHLSQEQLDKLLRHSLGTEEEKNAALPLPKGLAEGTLESIWSTINRLESPVFSTEDISSHAPISRISVRKYLAFLTEAGILEMELSYGAVGRPVYMYKVRPEGHELIRKYL, encoded by the coding sequence ATGAACATTAGAGTGTTGATCGTAGAGGATGACCCGATGGTGGCGAAGTTTAACCGGCATTATCTGGAGCAGGTTGCGGGCTTTGAGTATGCGGGCTGGGCGGCGACAGGGGATGAGGCAATGACGATGCTGGAGAAGGAGCAGGTCGATCTGGTGCTGCTGGATATATATATGCCGCGTGTCAGCGGGCTGCAGCTGCTCTCTGCTCTGCGGGAGCAGGGGAGCAAGGTGGACATCATCGTGATCTCCGCCGCCAGCGACAATGCCAGCATCCGCAAGGCGCTGCAGAACGGGGCTGTGGATTATTTGATCAAGCCGTTCGAGTTTGCCCGGTTTCAGGCGGCCTTGTCGGCGTATCGTGAAGATTATAAGCTGATGCACAAGGAGCATCTCAGCCAGGAGCAGCTGGATAAGCTGCTGCGGCATTCGCTCGGGACGGAAGAGGAGAAGAACGCTGCCCTGCCGCTGCCTAAAGGACTTGCCGAAGGCACACTGGAGAGCATCTGGAGCACGATTAACCGGCTGGAGAGCCCGGTATTCTCCACGGAGGATATCAGCAGCCATGCGCCCATCTCGCGGATCTCAGTCCGCAAATATCTGGCTTTTCTGACGGAGGCAGGTATTCTGGAGATGGAGCTTAGCTATGGTGCGGTAGGCAGGCCGGTGTATATGTATAAGGTGAGGCCTGAAGGGCATGAACTTATCCGTAAATATCTATGA
- a CDS encoding flavocytochrome c — protein sequence MNRKRWGSLLGKGLLLASLVVLPACNSTKGESTDIVIIGGGGAGMTAALEAHSQGAKVILIEKMPMLGGNTVRAEGGLNAAGTPYQAAAGIKDSPELHFEDTMKGGKNLNNPDLVRTLTNGAAASVEWLKENGAELSEVGRAGGASVNRIHRPKGGEAAGNFIVVALKKKLQDEKIDVRMQTTAKEIVKNDEGVVTGVKVTDKEGKEYTINAKSVILAAGGFGANMEMIKGYQPKLEGFSTTNQPGATGDGTTMAEKIGAKLVDMKEIQIHPTTIPNQGVLITEGVRGDGAILVNSEGKRFTNELLTRDVVSQNILAQSGKVAYLIFNDALRANLKATEVYFGMDLVKEAATPEELAAQIGVDGKALADTLNTYNGFVASGKDTEFERPDLELSFEKGKYYAIQVTPGIHHTMGGVAINTQAQVLDTKDQVIAGLYAAGEVTGGVHGANRLGGNALADITTFGRIAADEAVKALKQ from the coding sequence ATGAACAGAAAGAGATGGGGAAGTCTGCTGGGCAAGGGGTTGTTGCTGGCAAGTCTGGTGGTATTGCCTGCCTGTAACAGCACCAAAGGGGAGTCTACGGACATTGTAATTATCGGCGGCGGCGGAGCGGGGATGACCGCAGCACTTGAAGCACATAGCCAGGGAGCCAAGGTCATTCTGATAGAGAAAATGCCGATGCTTGGCGGCAACACCGTCCGCGCGGAAGGCGGGCTGAATGCGGCAGGAACACCCTATCAGGCAGCGGCTGGCATCAAAGACAGTCCGGAGCTGCATTTCGAGGATACCATGAAGGGCGGCAAGAATCTCAATAACCCGGATCTGGTCAGAACGCTTACGAACGGTGCAGCGGCTTCCGTGGAGTGGCTGAAGGAGAATGGAGCCGAGCTGTCTGAAGTGGGACGCGCAGGCGGGGCAAGCGTGAACCGGATTCACCGTCCGAAGGGCGGCGAGGCGGCCGGAAATTTCATCGTCGTTGCGCTGAAGAAGAAGCTGCAGGATGAGAAGATTGACGTAAGAATGCAGACGACAGCCAAAGAGATCGTCAAGAATGATGAGGGTGTAGTTACCGGAGTGAAGGTGACCGACAAGGAAGGCAAGGAGTACACGATCAATGCCAAATCTGTGATTCTGGCCGCCGGCGGTTTCGGAGCCAACATGGAGATGATCAAGGGCTACCAGCCGAAGCTGGAAGGGTTCTCCACCACTAACCAACCGGGCGCAACCGGCGATGGTACAACGATGGCAGAGAAGATCGGCGCCAAGCTGGTAGACATGAAAGAGATTCAGATTCACCCGACCACCATTCCGAATCAAGGCGTGCTGATCACGGAAGGTGTACGCGGAGACGGTGCAATTCTGGTCAATAGCGAAGGCAAACGATTCACCAATGAACTGCTGACCCGCGATGTCGTGTCCCAGAATATTCTGGCCCAGTCCGGCAAGGTAGCTTACCTGATCTTCAATGATGCGCTGCGTGCGAACCTGAAGGCAACCGAGGTTTACTTTGGAATGGATCTGGTCAAAGAAGCGGCAACACCTGAAGAATTGGCGGCACAGATCGGTGTAGACGGCAAAGCACTGGCGGATACACTGAATACGTATAATGGCTTCGTTGCTTCCGGTAAGGATACAGAGTTTGAACGGCCGGATCTTGAGCTGTCTTTTGAAAAGGGAAAATATTATGCAATTCAGGTAACACCGGGAATCCACCATACCATGGGCGGCGTAGCGATTAACACTCAGGCTCAGGTGCTGGATACCAAGGATCAGGTCATTGCCGGGCTGTATGCTGCGGGCGAAGTAACCGGCGGGGTACACGGCGCGAACCGTCTGGGCGGTAATGCACTGGCAGACATCACTACCTTCGGGCGGATTGCAGCAGATGAAGCTGTGAAGGCACTTAAGCAATAG
- a CDS encoding FMN-binding protein, protein MHKWTKTLLFSALAAATVLTAGCSSSSGKYVDGTYDGTGKGVKSDIKVAVEIKDEKIGAITVQEHKETQAMIDAAVENTIPEIIEKQTTEGVDALSGASGSSGGIIEAVTQALEQAKKQ, encoded by the coding sequence ATGCACAAGTGGACAAAAACCTTGCTGTTCTCTGCCCTTGCGGCTGCAACAGTCCTTACGGCGGGATGCTCTTCATCTTCCGGCAAGTATGTGGACGGGACCTATGATGGAACAGGCAAAGGGGTCAAGAGTGATATTAAAGTGGCGGTAGAAATCAAGGATGAGAAGATCGGCGCCATTACCGTACAGGAGCATAAGGAGACGCAGGCGATGATCGATGCGGCTGTAGAGAATACGATTCCTGAAATTATTGAAAAGCAAACCACAGAAGGCGTAGACGCCCTCTCCGGGGCTTCCGGCTCCAGCGGCGGGATTATTGAAGCGGTGACCCAGGCGCTGGAACAGGCCAAGAAGCAGTAA
- the dcuS gene encoding DcuS/MalK family sensor histidine kinase — MARKKNYSLRTMIAVMVSAVVLLVLLILYFIFRNQIIPQTRQALEDKAITIARTIALIPLVSEGLSEGNSKEIQDYTSRIARRNDIMFVVVTDMKGIRYSHPDASLVGLPFAGGGQEISLRGGESISEGAGPLGRSLRGFVPVYNNRGHQVGVVIAGLSLERVERLVLLNEWTIIAILVSGALLGAGGAFILAAQIKRMVFGMEPEDISKLLQERSAMLESTREGIIAVDQQARITILNMEAQRLLRAAGIGGSAMNRQIAEFWPELGLERVLAEGEGIQDQELELGDSSLLVNSLPVRVNGNIVGAIATFRDETELAVLAEKLSGVSVYAEALRSGAHEFMNKLHVIMGMTHMGLYDELQQYILGTVNNYQKEIGAITRQIKDPVLAGFLLGKLSRAREAGMELVLTGDSYLPEPADPQVIHELITIAGNLLDNALEALGELCGQPVKRVELAFQYEEGRLLCEVSDNGPGIPAGLKEKIFVQGYSSKGEQRGIGLYLVKKSVDKLGGHLELAAGCGSGAHFIVDVPYEVKEEEGV, encoded by the coding sequence GTGGCCAGGAAAAAAAACTACAGTCTGCGCACAATGATTGCCGTCATGGTGTCTGCCGTTGTCCTGCTGGTATTGCTGATTTTATATTTTATTTTCCGGAATCAGATTATTCCACAGACCCGGCAGGCGCTGGAGGATAAGGCGATTACGATTGCCCGTACTATCGCCCTGATTCCGCTGGTCTCGGAGGGGCTTAGTGAAGGCAACAGCAAGGAGATTCAGGACTACACCTCAAGGATCGCCCGCCGCAATGATATTATGTTCGTGGTAGTGACAGATATGAAGGGTATCCGCTATTCCCATCCGGATGCCTCGCTGGTCGGACTGCCCTTTGCGGGAGGCGGCCAGGAGATATCGCTGCGCGGAGGGGAGAGCATCTCCGAAGGGGCAGGGCCGCTCGGCAGATCATTGCGCGGCTTCGTGCCGGTCTATAACAACCGGGGACATCAGGTGGGTGTGGTCATTGCGGGTCTGTCCCTGGAGCGGGTCGAGCGGCTGGTCCTGCTGAATGAGTGGACGATTATTGCGATTCTGGTCTCGGGAGCCTTGCTTGGAGCGGGAGGAGCATTCATTCTGGCGGCCCAGATCAAGCGGATGGTGTTCGGGATGGAGCCGGAGGACATCTCCAAGCTGCTCCAGGAACGCAGTGCGATGCTGGAATCCACGCGCGAGGGAATTATTGCCGTAGATCAACAGGCGCGGATTACCATCCTTAATATGGAGGCGCAGCGGCTTCTGAGGGCAGCGGGGATTGGCGGGAGCGCGATGAACCGGCAGATTGCCGAGTTTTGGCCGGAGCTGGGTCTGGAGCGGGTATTGGCTGAGGGAGAGGGAATACAGGACCAGGAGCTGGAGCTGGGAGACAGCTCTTTATTAGTGAACAGCCTGCCAGTCCGGGTGAACGGTAACATTGTTGGCGCGATTGCCACCTTCCGGGATGAGACCGAGCTGGCTGTGCTGGCGGAGAAGCTGTCGGGAGTCTCGGTCTATGCAGAAGCGCTGCGCTCCGGTGCCCACGAGTTCATGAACAAGCTGCATGTCATTATGGGCATGACCCATATGGGCCTGTATGATGAGCTGCAGCAATATATTCTGGGAACGGTAAACAATTACCAGAAGGAGATCGGGGCGATCACGAGACAGATCAAGGACCCGGTGCTGGCCGGATTCCTGCTGGGCAAGCTGAGCCGGGCGCGCGAAGCGGGGATGGAGCTGGTGCTGACCGGAGACAGCTATCTGCCGGAGCCGGCTGATCCGCAGGTGATTCATGAACTGATTACGATTGCCGGCAATCTGCTGGATAATGCCCTGGAGGCGCTGGGGGAGCTCTGCGGGCAACCCGTGAAGCGGGTGGAGCTTGCTTTTCAATATGAAGAGGGGCGGCTGCTATGCGAGGTAAGCGATAACGGTCCGGGAATTCCGGCGGGACTCAAGGAGAAGATCTTCGTTCAGGGGTACTCCTCCAAGGGGGAACAGCGGGGAATCGGCCTATATCTGGTGAAGAAAAGTGTAGACAAACTTGGGGGTCATCTTGAGCTTGCCGCCGGCTGCGGATCAGGTGCGCATTTTATCGTGGATGTGCCTTATGAGGTGAAGGAGGAGGAGGGCGTGTGA
- a CDS encoding flavocytochrome c: MNKRLTAALILILSVMLVIAGCGNNNAGNSKNESEEAGSTATEPAATTAPTEKAEAVSGASEASYTPYDQLKDKYDIVIVGAGGAGMSAALEAKAAGMNPVILEKMPVAGGNTTKSSSGMNASQTKFQKEQGIEDSNELFYEETLKGGHDTNNKELLHFFVDQSAGAIDWLDSIGIRLNNITITGGMKEKRTHRPEDGSAVGQYLVAGLVRNVQEQGIPLFVNADVKELTVQDGKVNGVKVLFNQADDKTISAAAVIVTTGGFGANKELIAKVRPDLQGLVTTNQIGSTGDGIAMIEKVGGTTVDLDQIQVHPTVQQEKSYLIGEAVRGEGAILVSAEGKRFGNEMDTRDKVTASINTLPEKSAYLVFDAGVKSRVKAVDQYIKMGVVKTADTTEALADQMKVPAAALKTTVDTWNSAVKSKSDAEFGRTTGMDNDLSGAPYYAIQIGPGIHYTMGGVVINTNTEVLNKDGKAITGLFAAGEVVGGLHGENRIGGNSVAEIIIFGRQAGIKSAEFVKAQ, encoded by the coding sequence ATGAATAAGAGATTAACAGCGGCGCTTATCCTCATTCTCTCCGTGATGCTGGTGATTGCAGGCTGCGGAAACAACAATGCGGGCAACAGCAAGAATGAGAGCGAGGAAGCGGGCAGCACGGCTACAGAGCCGGCAGCAACCACTGCACCAACAGAGAAGGCAGAGGCCGTGTCGGGAGCATCCGAAGCGAGCTATACTCCGTACGATCAGTTAAAAGATAAATATGATATCGTCATCGTCGGCGCAGGCGGTGCGGGAATGTCTGCTGCGCTGGAAGCCAAAGCGGCCGGCATGAACCCGGTCATCTTAGAGAAAATGCCGGTAGCCGGCGGCAATACTACTAAATCCTCCTCGGGGATGAATGCCTCGCAGACCAAGTTCCAGAAAGAGCAGGGCATCGAAGACAGCAACGAACTATTCTATGAAGAGACCCTTAAGGGCGGACATGATACGAACAATAAGGAGCTGCTGCACTTCTTCGTGGATCAATCCGCAGGTGCCATTGACTGGCTCGATTCCATCGGAATCCGCCTGAACAATATTACAATTACCGGCGGTATGAAGGAGAAGCGTACCCATCGTCCGGAGGACGGCTCGGCCGTGGGACAATATCTTGTAGCCGGACTTGTCCGCAATGTTCAGGAGCAGGGCATTCCGCTGTTCGTCAATGCGGATGTGAAGGAGCTTACGGTACAGGATGGTAAGGTGAACGGCGTGAAGGTGCTGTTCAACCAGGCCGATGACAAAACGATCAGCGCAGCAGCAGTTATTGTAACCACAGGCGGCTTCGGTGCCAACAAAGAGCTGATTGCCAAGGTTCGCCCGGATCTGCAAGGACTGGTAACGACCAACCAGATTGGCAGCACAGGCGACGGCATTGCTATGATTGAGAAGGTTGGCGGAACTACAGTCGACCTGGATCAGATTCAGGTTCACCCGACCGTACAGCAGGAGAAATCCTACCTGATCGGTGAAGCGGTCCGGGGCGAAGGAGCTATTCTTGTATCTGCTGAGGGTAAGCGCTTCGGCAATGAGATGGATACCCGTGACAAGGTGACGGCTTCCATTAATACACTTCCTGAGAAATCCGCTTATCTCGTGTTCGACGCCGGAGTGAAATCCCGTGTCAAGGCGGTAGATCAATACATCAAGATGGGTGTCGTCAAGACCGCAGATACCACCGAGGCACTGGCGGATCAGATGAAGGTTCCGGCCGCTGCACTTAAAACTACCGTGGATACATGGAACAGTGCGGTGAAGAGTAAGTCGGATGCCGAGTTCGGCAGAACTACCGGTATGGATAATGATCTGTCCGGTGCTCCGTATTATGCGATTCAGATCGGCCCTGGGATTCACTATACGATGGGCGGAGTGGTGATCAACACCAACACTGAGGTCTTGAACAAAGACGGCAAGGCGATTACGGGTCTGTTCGCGGCAGGAGAAGTGGTCGGCGGGCTGCACGGCGAGAACCGCATCGGCGGTAACTCGGTAGCCGAGATTATTATCTTCGGACGGCAGGCAGGGATCAAGTCGGCTGAATTTGTAAAAGCGCAATAA
- a CDS encoding FAD-dependent oxidoreductase, whose protein sequence is MKLVSGQLPWEHTLPEPPVYPVLEEDINCDCLIVGGGMGGAMMSYRMSLSGADTVLIDKRTVGTGSSHANTGLLQIANDKSLTACMNTFGEENGVLFYRLCQQGMRAILELPGKLDIDPQIIERSSLLYASTPEDVAMLKLENENLVKHGFDSEFWEEEKIRAHYAFSKPGALYSKGDAETNPLRTVHSLIHKAHSGGVRVYEHTEALHYEYNEDGVICHTGQGRIFAKKVVFAMGYETQEMKKDRGAELINTYAIMTGPLPQLPKWHEQSLLWETARPYLYFRTTPEGRIIAGGKDEQLTSVERREVRVLSQCERLVEEVTALFPELQGIKAEYSWGAVFGSTHDGLPYMGPHPEFPHCYFIEGYGGNGTVYSMIAAELLADTLAGKSRPELELFSLTRSPKPAPSPAIQP, encoded by the coding sequence ATGAAACTCGTCAGCGGGCAACTGCCCTGGGAACACACACTGCCTGAGCCTCCGGTATATCCGGTGCTGGAAGAAGATATTAACTGCGACTGTCTCATTGTTGGCGGCGGGATGGGCGGAGCGATGATGTCCTACCGCATGTCCCTCAGTGGAGCAGATACTGTTCTTATCGATAAAAGAACGGTCGGCACCGGAAGCTCCCACGCCAATACGGGCCTGCTGCAAATCGCCAATGACAAATCACTGACTGCCTGTATGAATACCTTCGGGGAAGAGAATGGCGTGCTGTTCTACAGACTCTGCCAGCAAGGCATGCGTGCGATTCTTGAGCTGCCCGGCAAGCTGGATATCGATCCGCAGATTATTGAGCGCAGCAGTCTGCTGTATGCCAGTACGCCGGAAGATGTTGCTATGCTGAAGCTGGAGAATGAGAATCTGGTGAAGCACGGCTTCGATTCGGAATTCTGGGAGGAGGAGAAGATCCGTGCCCATTATGCCTTCTCCAAGCCAGGTGCGCTATATTCCAAAGGAGATGCGGAGACGAATCCGCTGCGCACCGTACACAGCCTGATTCATAAAGCGCACTCCGGCGGAGTCCGGGTCTATGAGCATACCGAAGCCCTTCATTATGAGTACAATGAAGACGGCGTGATCTGTCATACCGGGCAAGGGCGGATTTTTGCCAAGAAGGTTGTCTTTGCTATGGGGTACGAGACCCAAGAGATGAAGAAGGACCGGGGAGCAGAGCTGATCAACACCTATGCCATTATGACCGGGCCTCTGCCCCAACTTCCGAAATGGCATGAGCAGAGTCTGCTCTGGGAAACGGCCCGGCCTTATCTGTATTTCCGGACGACTCCGGAAGGCCGGATTATTGCCGGCGGCAAGGATGAGCAGCTTACCAGCGTGGAGCGGCGTGAGGTTAGGGTTCTCTCCCAGTGTGAGCGTCTGGTCGAGGAGGTTACAGCCCTGTTCCCGGAACTGCAAGGAATCAAGGCTGAATATTCCTGGGGAGCGGTCTTCGGCTCCACCCATGACGGGCTGCCTTATATGGGACCGCACCCTGAGTTCCCGCACTGCTACTTCATTGAAGGCTATGGAGGGAACGGCACGGTCTACAGTATGATTGCCGCCGAGCTGCTTGCAGATACGCTGGCCGGCAAGAGCCGCCCGGAGCTGGAGCTATTCTCGCTGACACGGTCGCCGAAGCCTGCGCCCTCCCCGGCGATACAGCCTTAG
- a CDS encoding spore coat protein codes for MYAQNGTPFMADEDLLYTILADLKRTVREYTTAATESNCPAVRRVFNDLTMDTLRIQGELYMQMSQMNMYTPPGKALRQDVDKQIQSAQQTQQKLQQFVREKTGGAGAYNQNSNVSQHQPNVQQHHNGSYYM; via the coding sequence GTGTACGCACAGAATGGAACGCCGTTTATGGCGGATGAAGATTTACTCTACACGATTTTGGCCGATTTGAAGCGGACAGTCCGCGAGTACACCACAGCAGCTACAGAATCGAATTGTCCCGCCGTCAGACGGGTATTCAATGATTTGACTATGGATACCCTCAGAATTCAGGGTGAGCTGTACATGCAAATGTCGCAAATGAACATGTATACTCCTCCGGGCAAAGCGCTGCGCCAGGATGTGGACAAGCAGATTCAGAGTGCCCAGCAGACCCAGCAGAAGCTGCAGCAGTTCGTGCGTGAGAAAACAGGCGGGGCTGGAGCCTATAACCAGAACTCGAACGTTTCGCAGCATCAGCCGAACGTCCAGCAGCATCATAACGGTTCCTATTATATGTAA
- a CDS encoding Lrp/AsnC family transcriptional regulator translates to MNELKRKVLELLKEDARSSTALMATLLGAEEEDVKTVIAEMEQDHVIVKYATVVNWDKVDDERVTALIEVQITPERGRGFEGIAERIYLYPQVKSVYLMSGAYDLLVEVEGRNLREVANFVSEKLSPIDAVLSTKTNFTLKKYKQDGIIFEEHEEDNRLMISP, encoded by the coding sequence ATGAATGAATTGAAGAGGAAAGTGCTGGAACTGCTCAAGGAGGACGCGCGAAGCTCGACTGCTTTAATGGCGACCCTGCTTGGTGCGGAGGAAGAAGATGTGAAGACTGTTATTGCTGAAATGGAGCAGGACCATGTCATTGTGAAATACGCGACGGTTGTCAATTGGGACAAAGTCGATGATGAACGGGTGACGGCACTGATCGAGGTACAGATTACACCGGAACGGGGCCGCGGCTTCGAGGGGATTGCCGAACGGATCTATCTGTATCCGCAGGTTAAATCCGTCTATCTGATGTCTGGTGCTTACGATCTGCTGGTGGAAGTGGAAGGCCGCAATCTGCGCGAGGTCGCTAACTTTGTGTCTGAGAAGCTGTCGCCGATTGATGCAGTGCTCTCTACCAAGACTAATTTTACGCTCAAAAAATACAAACAGGACGGTATCATCTTTGAAGAGCATGAGGAAGACAACCGTCTGATGATATCTCCGTGA